Proteins from a genomic interval of Quercus lobata isolate SW786 chromosome 11, ValleyOak3.0 Primary Assembly, whole genome shotgun sequence:
- the LOC115966765 gene encoding uncharacterized protein LOC115966765 yields MRIGEILRSYASQYWELYNEIGGSNEKIVARTFRMGLPENFELWELLTRKPPEDMRQLMRRVEEYKRLEDDWLQSKGKAPLVAEQDRGDPSRRNQNLHCTYHRDKGHTTEQCRVLKNHLEQLVKAGHLKEFVVDSRNRGTRQGAQQRGNPLPPPLGVIEVIHAAPRGTTVTKTGVLTVVPVEDCPDKQPSKKRTKLARETLAIDDDDDLEGTIQPHDDALVVTT; encoded by the exons ATGAGGATCGGGGAAATCCTTCGTAGTTATGCTAGCCAGTATTGGGAGCTCTATAATGAGATTGGTGGGAGCAACGAGAAAATTGTTGCGCGCACCTTTAGGATGGGATTGCCCGAGAACTTCGAACTATGGGAGTTGTTGACGAGAAAGcctcccgaggatatgaggcagcTCATGAGACGTGTTGAGGAGTACAAGCGCCTGGAGGATGATTGGCTGCAGAGTAAGGGTAAGGCCCCGTTG gtggccgaacaagatAGGGGTGATCCATCTCGGAGAAACCAGAATCTGCACTGCACCTATCATAGAGATAAGgggcacaccaccgagcagtgcCGGGTGTTGAAGAACCATCTAGAGCAATTGGTAAAAGCGGGACATTTGAAGGAGTTTGTAGTGGATTCCAGGAATCGGGGTACTAGGCAAGGTGCTCAGCAAAGAGGAAACCCTCTCCCACCGCCATTGGGAGTGATTGAAGTGATCCATGCTGCCCCAAGGGGTACGACTGTGACCAAAACGGGGGTGTTGACTGTTGTACCTGTGGAAGATTGCCCGGACAAGCAACCCTCCAAAAAGAGAACGAAGCTTGCTCGGGAGACTCTTGctattgatgatgatgatgatttagAAGGAACAATTCAGCCGCACGATGATGCATTGGTAGTGACAACTTGA
- the LOC115968772 gene encoding uncharacterized protein LOC115968772: MALCDAVVGNLATIYVAVIAGIKACGLVGGRSFGAGFVLIVSTAVVGLILIGTLTWDLSRKATYAVSKEHAHEMCKGGICWHGVAVKSPASQVRFRLPQQIPYGTL; encoded by the coding sequence ATGGCGTTATGTGACGCTGTGGTGGGGAACTTGGCGACGATCTACGTGGCGGTGATAGCTGGGATCAAGGCTTGTGGATTGGTCGGTGGGCGAAGCTTTGGCGCTGGGTTTGTGCTGATTGTGTCCACCGCTGTGGTGGGCCTCATCTTGATCGGCACGTTGACGTGGGACTTGTCTCGCAAGGCCACGTATGCGGTTTCCAAAGAACACGCCCACGAGATGTGCAAAGGCGGTATTTGCTGGCACGGCGTTGCGGTCAAGTCTCCGGCTTCTCAGGTCCGGTTTAGGCTTCCACAGCAAATTCCTTATGGCActttgtaa